A portion of the Polaribacter cellanae genome contains these proteins:
- a CDS encoding DUF6934 family protein codes for MNNIPAYKTELISDENKVQYLFESKGNIFIIKAIEYSPFKKQDGKVIYNLGFGDYDFSNGTIIDDINSNNGDMRKVFSTVLNTVPHFFKTHNDDAIWIQGSDSSNEFKEECKVDCKKGCDIENGECKKFNRRIKTYRYYINKNFTNLIREYIIFGYTNEESPTLVQYVPENDYIGILVFKKK; via the coding sequence TTGAACAATATTCCTGCTTACAAAACTGAACTTATTTCTGATGAAAATAAGGTACAATACTTATTTGAAAGTAAAGGTAATATATTTATTATCAAAGCAATTGAATACTCTCCTTTCAAGAAACAAGATGGAAAAGTAATCTATAATTTAGGTTTCGGAGATTATGATTTTTCAAATGGCACTATTATTGATGATATTAATAGTAATAATGGAGATATGAGAAAGGTGTTTAGTACAGTTTTGAATACTGTTCCTCACTTTTTTAAAACTCATAATGATGACGCAATTTGGATTCAAGGAAGTGATAGTTCCAATGAATTTAAAGAAGAATGTAAAGTAGATTGTAAAAAAGGATGTGATATTGAAAATGGAGAATGTAAAAAATTTAACAGAAGAATAAAGACTTATCGATATTATATTAATAAGAATTTTACAAATTTGATTAGGGAATATATTATATTTGGCTATACAAATGAGGAAAGCCCAACGTTAGTTCAGTATGTTCCTGAAAACGATTATATTGGAATTTTGGTTTTCAAGAAAAAATAA